GTGGTGAACGCCTCGAGGCAGATGACGCAGATCGGTGAACGCGTTGCGATGGAAGAGCTCGTCATCGAGCTCGAAGCGATGGTCCCGCAGCACCGGCAGGATGTCGGGAGCGCCGTCCAGCTCCGGTCCGCGGAACACCTCCTCGGACCTCCACACATGGTCCGTAACGGGCGCTCCATCTGGAGCACGCAACGTCTCGAACCGCCGTATCAGCTCGTTCTTGATCGAAGCGAGCTCAGACGGCTCGACGATCCCGTGCCTCTCGCGCCCCTTCAGGTTCACGAAGACCCCCTGCTGTGGGATCGGCGATGCGAACGCCTGCGTTCTGCTCCAGTCGATCGCAGCGAACGTGCGGCCCTTGGCCTCGCGGGCCAGCTTGCGCGGCAGGAAGCGCTTGGCGAGCGGCACCAGCTTGCGCGCTGCATCGCTCTGCATCAACGCGGCTGACCCTTTGAGCTTCAGGTATCCCCATTCCGCCAGCAACGCATTGATGTGAACGCTGACCTCCCACGCGGTGAAGCCGTGGTCGGAGCAAACGACGATGCCACCTTCATCCGCGTAGTCCTCGAGCAACCCGACTACCCGGTCCATCGCCTCGAAGCAAGCCACGACCGCGGGGCGCAGCCGAACGCCCTCTGGGGAGTCGTAAAGCTCGTCGGCGGGGTTCATGTAGCGGTAGTAGACGTGCTGTAGCCGGTCGGGAGCCTCGAGCACCGAGAACACGATCTCGGGCGCGTCGAGCTCCAGCAGTCGCCGCAATACCTCTTCACGTTGGCGGATCGACCCCAGAGCTCGCTCGCACAGCGCCGCGTCGCGCCAGTCTTGTTCGTAGTTGGCGCTGACGTCGACAACGTATCCCGGCGCCCACTCGAGGATCTTTTTCTCGTGCTCCGCCGGATACACGAAGCCGCGTTGTTGCTCGCCGTAGCCCGGCGTCATCATCCCGGAGACCATCCAGCCGTCCAGCGGGCGCGGCGGATAGGTCAGGGGCAGGTTGTAGATCCCGGCTCGCACGCCTTGCTGGTTCGCGATCTCCCAGATCGTCGGCGCCTTGATCTTTCCCGAGTGCACCAGCTCTTGTTCGTCCTGGGCGTGCCCCTGGAGGAAGCCGTAGATGCCATGACGCCCGGGGTTCACCCCGGTGGCGGCTGACGTCCACGCAGGCGGCGTATACGTGGGAACGGTCGACTTCAGCGTCCCCCACGCCCCCTTGTCACGGAGCGCCTGGAGCCGGGGCATCGCGCCACCCTCGAACATCGGCTCCAGGAGGTGCCACGCCGCCCCGTCGAGTCCGATGACGACGCCGTTGCTCATGCGCCGCATCCTAGGTGGAGCGCGTTTTGAGCGCCGCTAGTCCGTCCGGTATGAGCCCTTGCGCGGTCGAACACGCGGCTCGGCCCAGGCTTCGCGCTAGTCGCTCCAGATCTTGCGCACGAGCGAGCGCACGCTGGGTTCGTCGAGGTCTGCGTCTTCCAGGATCGTGAAGCGCCCCGGTCGCGTCTGAGGGGCGTGGAGCAACAACTCCACCATCGCGTTCTCGTCCAGCCCAAGCTCGGCAGGTGTCTCCGGGAGCTGGAGGCGGCGAAGCCGCGTGCGGAATGCGTCGGTGTCCTCGCCGTAGAGGGCCACGGAAACTATGCAGCCGAATGCGACCTGCGCGCCGTGCAGGGCTCGGCCCCCATACAACTCGTCCAATGCGTGTGAGATCTCGTGTTCGCCGCCGGAGGCAGGGCGGGACGTACCGGAGCAGATCATCGCCATCCCCGACAGCACCAGCGCGTCGCACAGCCGCCGGTAGAACAGCGGCTCGTTCGCAGAGATGCCGGGATCCGTGTCGAGAACCGGCGCGATCAGCTCGAACGACTCGACCGACAGGTCCCACGCCCTCTGCTCCACATCTTCCAGACCCCGTTCCGCCGCAAGCGCCCAGTCTCGCAACGCGAGCGGGTTCGCCAGCAGGTCACCCAAGCCCGCCGCCAGCGACCGCACCGGCGAAGTCATCAGCGTCGGCAGCGAGACGAAGACGTAGAACGGCGCAAGGGCGCCGAGGCTCTCCGGCTTACCGTCCGCGCCGGGAACCACCGCTACCGGTGAGCAGATCCCGTCGTGAGAGAGCTGGGTCGGGACCGCGACGAGGGTGAGCCCAGCGCGCGCTGCAGCGAGTTTCCCAACGTCGAGACAGCGCCCCCCGCCGACAGCGACGATCGCGTCCGCTCCCGACCGCTTCGCGCGCGAGCCGAGGCTTGCCGCTGCGTCTTGGTCCGAACCTGGGTCGTGCCGTTCTGGGGGCCGGGGCCCTTCCAGCTTCGAGGCCAGATGCTCGCCGTGCACCGAGGATAGGACGAACGGCGCGTCGATCTCCCGAGCGCGAAGTTGCGCAGCCAGCTCGTCCGCCGCCGCGTTCTCGCCGCCGTCGGTTTCGTAGATGAAGACCTCGGGGAACTCCACTAGGCGCGGCCGCCCGCTGCGTGCGTCACGCTTGGGTGGAGGCAGCCTCCATGGGCTCCCATGCCGAACCGTGTCGCTCGATCACCGCGACGGCCGACGCGACGTCGCCCGGCTCGTCGACCTCCGCATACTCGTCCGGTCCCACCAGCGCGGCGCGGGCCTCGACGCGCGGCAGGATGGCGCCGTAGATGTCTTCGTAGTAGAGCGTCGTGGCCGATCGCCACTCGAGGTTCGTCGCGATGTGGGAATAGGCCGTGGCGGCTGCGGGACGGACGAGGGACACGCCCGCGAACTCGCCGTGGCTCCGGGCTCGGGTGAGGTCTTTGCCGATCGAAGCAACCCGGTCGCGTTGCAGCTCCACCCGCATGTCTTCCTCGTCTAGGCGGTGAGGCTCTCTCTTCTGTACGGCGAGGACAAGGTCGCCGCGGGTCGCTGCGGTGCGCGCGTATACGTCGGGGTGGACTATGACGTCGGAGTTGACCACCAACACGTCCATCCCGGGCGATTGATCGAGCGCGACCCGCAGGCTATGGAAGTTGCCCCACGACGCGTAACGCGCGTTGAAGACGTAGCTCACGTCGTCTGCGTTCCAGCGCCCGTTGACGAACTCTTGAACCGGCGCCGGCTCGAACCCGGTTACCACTAGAAGGTCCGTCACTCCCGCCTGCTTCAAGCCCGCCAGGATGTAGTGGAGCAGCGGTTCGTGCTCACCGAGGGGGATGAGGGTCTTTGGCCCCCGCCCGCCCATCCGAACGCCGCGGCCCGCCGCGAGCAGAGCGGCCCTTAGCTTCGCCACGAAACCTCCAACACGATGTCCTCCTTCAGCGGCCGATCCCACACGAGGTCGTTCCCCTCGCGCTTCCAGCCCTTGGCCGCGATGTCTTTCGCGCCTTGCGGGAGCCCGACCCGGACGATCAGCTGCTCCGGGCGGACACGCGGCTGTCGTTGAACCGTAAGCCGGTAGACCTTACGACCTGCTTCCTGGACGACGGCTCCCGGCGTCACGTAGCCCAGCCGGAACGTGCCGGTGTCGCCCGGCGGGATGTCCATGGTGGCCGTCCACACCTTCTTGCCCTTCTCGTAGTGCTCCGCAGGCTGGTTCGGCGACGGCCAGGTGGCGGCGCCCGGGGGGCTGTCGATTCGCACACCGTCGACGTCGGCGAGGCGCAGCTGGGCGTCGCGCGGGACGTAGACGTTCATCATCGGAAAGTGATGGCCGTTCGTCGCCGCGACGCGCCCCGTATCACCCATCGGGTACAGCGGCTGCGGGAAGAAAACCCTGTTCTCGATCGAGATCTCGGTCGTGACCGCGGCATCGTCGCCGTCGAACTGCACGTGCACGCGGTT
This genomic window from Actinomycetota bacterium contains:
- a CDS encoding iron-containing alcohol dehydrogenase encodes the protein MEFPEVFIYETDGGENAAADELAAQLRAREIDAPFVLSSVHGEHLASKLEGPRPPERHDPGSDQDAAASLGSRAKRSGADAIVAVGGGRCLDVGKLAAARAGLTLVAVPTQLSHDGICSPVAVVPGADGKPESLGALAPFYVFVSLPTLMTSPVRSLAAGLGDLLANPLALRDWALAAERGLEDVEQRAWDLSVESFELIAPVLDTDPGISANEPLFYRRLCDALVLSGMAMICSGTSRPASGGEHEISHALDELYGGRALHGAQVAFGCIVSVALYGEDTDAFRTRLRRLQLPETPAELGLDENAMVELLLHAPQTRPGRFTILEDADLDEPSVRSLVRKIWSD
- a CDS encoding alkaline phosphatase family protein is translated as MSNGVVIGLDGAAWHLLEPMFEGGAMPRLQALRDKGAWGTLKSTVPTYTPPAWTSAATGVNPGRHGIYGFLQGHAQDEQELVHSGKIKAPTIWEIANQQGVRAGIYNLPLTYPPRPLDGWMVSGMMTPGYGEQQRGFVYPAEHEKKILEWAPGYVVDVSANYEQDWRDAALCERALGSIRQREEVLRRLLELDAPEIVFSVLEAPDRLQHVYYRYMNPADELYDSPEGVRLRPAVVACFEAMDRVVGLLEDYADEGGIVVCSDHGFTAWEVSVHINALLAEWGYLKLKGSAALMQSDAARKLVPLAKRFLPRKLAREAKGRTFAAIDWSRTQAFASPIPQQGVFVNLKGRERHGIVEPSELASIKNELIRRFETLRAPDGAPVTDHVWRSEEVFRGPELDGAPDILPVLRDHRFELDDELFHRNAFTDLRHLPRGVHHPDGIVIVSGAGVRRRRDLAGSVMDVTPTLLYLAGLEVPEELDGHVLTDALEPEMLRDRPIKTTAPLSSREEEEASPYSAEEEAIIEESLRGLGYL
- a CDS encoding NTP transferase domain-containing protein, with the translated sequence MAKLRAALLAAGRGVRMGGRGPKTLIPLGEHEPLLHYILAGLKQAGVTDLLVVTGFEPAPVQEFVNGRWNADDVSYVFNARYASWGNFHSLRVALDQSPGMDVLVVNSDVIVHPDVYARTAATRGDLVLAVQKREPHRLDEEDMRVELQRDRVASIGKDLTRARSHGEFAGVSLVRPAAATAYSHIATNLEWRSATTLYYEDIYGAILPRVEARAALVGPDEYAEVDEPGDVASAVAVIERHGSAWEPMEAASTQA